tgtttaatgtgattgtttaatttcttttaataatataaaattaaacaaaaactatGGAGGAtaattttttgtcaaatatttattattcataatcattaattgtgatatatatgtcaattatATTGGTAAtttgtagtttttattttaaaaagaatagagaatattatttttatactactaatGAATTTGAAAGTCAGtttaataaaagatataatatatattttgatagagCAACTTATGTACCTAAACATTCTGAGAATCTAACTTATATACAAATACGAGGATGAGATGAAAAGCGTATTTTCATTAAACTTAAAAACacaacagaaataaaaaataaaaaataaaaatagtaaaatgtCTCAAAATATTTGACagcaaataaaaaagaaaacatatcaaaaatatcaaaattttaaattatattaaattaaaattgataGAAAGTAAATAACtatatgattaaatttaatatactttgtcacaaaatattaaataaaacgaaaacatatcaaaaatataaaaatattaaagttttaaattaaattaaataaaaattgatagatagtaaataattattattaaaattttatattacttaGAAAAGTATATgatttgtaaataaatagtcaaataaataattttttttattttttatgaaaatcaatactaatttagttaaaaataaattaaacattttaaaagattgcacaattagtttatataaccgctcgcccgtagggcgggtttatcCTAGTATATAGATATAATCCTTTAGTGACATATAAGAGAAgaattgtttatataatattaataagatATTTGTGTAGATgataattatcatatttaaaaaaaaaactgtttattatctaatatataaatatcactaAAGTTAATAATTAGTAAATCTCACCTAAAATCAAATGAAatgtttatatgataaaaataagatGATATTAAACATTTGTATAGCTGAAAATATTGTAATTATCATGTGTCTAAAactatttatcattaaaatatataaaaatatttaaagcaATTATTGACTAACCTTAAAAACATGGACAAATCGATAAaatcatttcataaataatggtataaatatataagttgaaaataataaattttatcttatgttatttttaattgtttaaaagGAACTGGATTTTAGTTTTacagattttaaaatagtttatctttttaatgggatactagattttgacccgctcttcaaagagcgggtatattttttttacattttttttctatgaatttaatttttatatttgtatttttaatcatatttttgtttttataataatatttttgtaaaatgtttttattatatgattagatagaggttttaatatttgtattaatataaTTGGACTAACCCTATATTAATAGTCTGcgtttttaatttaatagaatagataataGTTGGACTGAACCTATATAAATAAGTCATATTTCtcatttaatagaatagatccATTAACTTAAAACTTGATAAGACCCGCTAAAACCAAAGGCTATAGATTGAACCAATGGGCGACCAATATGTAACccaatttatttaaattgttacctttgtgaatttaaaatttaatcattATTTGAATTAGATActcaattaattttaatttttatattattgtatttttattatatgtctTACTTTTAACTTgtttaaattgttaaaattatattcttatgtgaaatgaaaaataaatataatagattttaaaaatttactacaatcttaaacatgattttttattgtttaaaatctaattttatttaaacactAACTACCACAAATATTGTTACAAAAGACACAAATATGGAAAAAAagattcttaaaataaattaaaataaaaatatattcgtCTTTTGAAAGGAAGGATCATAATcttgttatatattaaaattaattaaactacTAACCATAGTTCATCCATAGTCAGTTCAATAACACAATAGCCAAAAATTAATCCGAGAATTGTGCTAGACATAGGCTCCGATTGGTAACCATCGTTTAATCgtggaaaaaatatttaaattacagaaaaaataattaaactgcaagaaaattccaaatttacggaatgataaaataaatgtttaattgatcaaaatattttatatggtattcaccttttataagaaaaataaatatcaataacaaaactaatttattacataatatgaaaataactaatctttattaaaattactttaactcttaatataaatatttagctTATTTTTAACATGATATTTAATAATAGCTCATTTTCCATTGCGTTTTTAtcttcaacaattttttttgattggTAAAATATTTGCGAAATCGCATAAAAATGCCATTACGCCATTTTGTAAGGTTACCCATGTATGTGTTTAGGGGCCTAAATAACTAATAGAAAATCAGAAAATTGGGAAGTACTCGAAATCTAGTTTTTAGCATATTAATAtcgttaatatttatttacttaatacatctaaataaaattaataaatgcaGGTTACacaaataattatataagaaaaaaatacaaaacagagAATAGTCACGTAATCTGGTGGTCCTTAGCGAGTCAAAAGCCCAGGCACAAGGGTTAGATACAGTCAACGGCCCAGTTTTGTGATTTCTTTTGCGTTTTAGGTTATATTGAATAACGAATTACTAATTTGCcctcgtcttcttctttctaATGGCCGTTCTGGATTTTATCACCATGGTTGACAAAACTGAAATTACGATTTACCTTCATTTTCTTGTCGATTATACTTAGTTTTGTTAGATCTATAACCCAGcatcaaattttaaaacttaaaccCACAAAACTGCGTAATCataagatttttgatttttcaactGCATAAATCACATAAGAAACAAAGTTTCTTCAAACGACGATCTACACGGTCAATACGCGGATGTCCGCATAACGCCAATATTCTCACCGTGAATCGCCTAATCAAGTGGTGGTGATAttccttatttatttaattttgttgcaGTTACCATTTATCTATATATTCTTATAAtgcagttataaaataaataaaaaatggacATAACTctatatcaattggacatgttgaagaattaatagaatagatttttgTGACCTTCTCGTTCTCCTTACAAATTGGATTGTTATCCAAAACGAAAATgttctctctttttgttttcaatttcaatGGCGATTTCTCTCCCCACCTCCTATGTCTCTCCCCCTGAGTCGTGTTTCTCCTTTTCATCCTCGTCGAAGCTGTTTTCTCATTCATCCCTGCGCTTACCGTCTCAGATTCGCCGCTTCGGAATCCGTCACGAAAGAGTGAACTCGCCGTCGTCGTCTCGCTGCGCCCGCCTCACTGTAAGTTCTCCGTCACAATCCTTGTTTCGAGATGAACATCTTTCTATTTACAGCAGAAAATTCCTGTGATTTTATGTGGAGATGACgaattatattttgttcaaGTTTAGTAAACacatgttttaatttttgtgtgaTTCTAACATAACGGTACTTCTGTTATGGTGTCAGATATTCTAAGTTTATATTGAAGAGACTGTCTCTGTAATTACAGAACTAGCACTGAGATTGATTATCGTTGGAACAAGTGTAGATAGTCCCTTACTTCTGCCTATTGGCACATCTCCTCAGCTTAGAACAAAccatataacaaaatatatgtgTGTGAATGGAAAACTTGATATCGTGATAAATATCTTGACATATctatcattatatttttaatgatgtAATGTTGTTAATAGCTACTTGGTGTTAGATAGATATTCTGTGTGTCTGAGGACTAATCAATTTGTGTACATTACAGAATGAGCAATGAGATTGATTCTCGTTGGATCAAGTCGTTTATAGTTAAACTATATGCGAACGAGAAACATGATCTCGTGATGACATTCTTGAGTATCGTTGGAACAGGCTGTAGGTAGTCTATTTCTTCTGCCTATTTGGACATCTCCTCAGATTAGAAAACAAATCGATACTAATTGAACTTTACGAGATTCACATCAGTATATAAGGTTGCTTGTCAAGATAGATATGTCAAGATATTCCTGTGATACTAGCCACTGAACTTTACAGAACATTTATGTGATACTAGCCATTGATCTTTACAGAATTCAGATCACTATATACACAACATTACATCATTACAAATCTAATGATAGATATGTAAAGATATTTATCATGATATCAAGTTTTCTGATGTAATGTTGCTTGTAAATGATTTAGATGCAGGTTAGAGCAAAGAAGCAAACCTTCAACTCTTTTGATGATTTATTGCTCAACTCTGACAAACCTTTACTTGTAGACTTTTATGCCACATGGTAAGCTATGTTCAGGtcatatcattttattttgatgaaACCAGCAGTAATAGGTTTTGCTTCTCACATTGTTAcagagttcttttttttttcctgtagGTGTGGTCCATGCCAGCTTATGGTACCTATACTCAATGAAGTGAGTGAAACTCTGAAAGATAAGATTACAGTTGTGAAAATCGATACTGAAAAGTACCCAAAGGTTGCCAACAAATACCAGGTTGAGGCTTTACCTACATTCATCTTATTCAAAGACGGGAAACTCTGGGACCGTTTTGTAAGTCTCTATTCATCTAACCGCATCAACCAGAGTTTGATAGAGCTGTCTTTTTATCTTTTCTGTATAACACAAAGTTGGTAACTGCCCATGATGAGTTTTCCATTTTGGGTTCATGGCAGGAGGGTGCCTTGCCAGCGAACCAACTTGTGGAACGGATCGAGACTTCATTGCAAGTGAAGCAATAGATATGATAAACAAAGAAAACTTGTCATTTCATGAACAAACAATCCGTTGTAACAATACGTTCATTGTTGATTGCTACCTATTCAATATATGGCATTAGCCATTTGAGATAGGAAACCAAGATAGATAGATCCCAAACTAAAAATCCTACTATGGATTCGAAGAACAGGTAAAGATAGACGTAGG
The Raphanus sativus cultivar WK10039 chromosome 1, ASM80110v3, whole genome shotgun sequence DNA segment above includes these coding regions:
- the LOC108829521 gene encoding thioredoxin Y2, chloroplastic isoform X2 gives rise to the protein MAISLPTSYVSPPESCFSFSSSSKLFSHSSLRLPSQIRRFGIRHERVNSPSSSRCARLTVRAKKQTFNSFDDLLLNSDKPLLVDFYATWCGPCQLMVPILNEVSETLKDKITVVKIDTEKYPKVANKYQVEALPTFILFKDGKLWDRFEGALPANQLVERIETSLQVKQ
- the LOC108829521 gene encoding thioredoxin Y2, chloroplastic isoform X1, whose protein sequence is MAISLPTSYVSPPESCFSFSSSSKLFSHSSLRLPSQIRRFGIRHERVNSPSSSRCARLTMQVRAKKQTFNSFDDLLLNSDKPLLVDFYATWCGPCQLMVPILNEVSETLKDKITVVKIDTEKYPKVANKYQVEALPTFILFKDGKLWDRFEGALPANQLVERIETSLQVKQ